The following are encoded in a window of Aromatoleum petrolei genomic DNA:
- the mutL gene encoding DNA mismatch repair endonuclease MutL, with product MPSIHLLSDLLINQIAAGEVVERPASVLKEVLENAVDAGSRAIDVQLEQGGVRRIRVADDGCGIAKEELALALERHATSKIANLDDLERVGTMGFRGEALAAIAAVARTTLTSRAEGSAHAWRIDGADRSVAPAALGAGTVVDVADLYYNTPARRKFLKSEGTEYAHCDEMFRRVALARPDIGLQLAHNGRVVHRLPVADQARRVAALMGDDFLAQARALDADAGPLRLSGFASLPAYSRASRDAQYFFVNGRFVRDKLLTHAVRQAYTDILHGQRHPAYVLFLELDPAGVDVNVHPAKIEVRFRESRAIHQFVFHALSRTLAESGASLAARDEAQALTSATDAAIAPDARAQDGRPRPFGGYGNAPPVQGRLAMESASRSYFDFVGGARETTGGAAPAPAVDTFRPTAFAPATGRPANATSPALSNPLPQHGDDSAPLGYALAQLHGIYILAQNAKGLVLVDMHAAHERILYEKLKTVLDGTPSVQRLLIPAVFSVSAKDMAAAEECSEVLASMGFEVAPAGPQELAVRAVPVLLASAPVAELMRKLLEELREYPASEVVTARRNELLATMACHGAVRAHRSLTVPEMNALLRDMEATERADQCNHGRPTWTQLTMGDLDRFFMRGQ from the coding sequence ATGCCGTCGATCCACCTGCTGTCCGACCTCCTGATCAACCAGATCGCCGCCGGCGAGGTCGTCGAACGGCCGGCCTCGGTGCTCAAGGAAGTGCTGGAGAACGCGGTCGACGCCGGTTCCCGCGCGATCGACGTGCAGCTCGAACAGGGCGGCGTGCGGCGCATCCGCGTCGCCGACGACGGCTGCGGCATCGCGAAGGAGGAGCTGGCGCTCGCGCTCGAGCGCCACGCGACGAGCAAGATCGCCAACCTCGATGACCTCGAGCGCGTCGGCACGATGGGCTTCCGCGGCGAGGCGCTGGCCGCGATCGCGGCGGTGGCGCGCACGACGCTGACGAGCCGCGCCGAGGGCAGCGCGCACGCGTGGCGCATCGACGGCGCGGACCGCAGCGTGGCGCCAGCGGCGCTCGGCGCTGGCACGGTCGTCGATGTCGCGGACCTCTATTACAACACCCCGGCGCGGCGCAAATTCCTGAAGTCGGAGGGCACCGAATACGCACACTGCGACGAGATGTTCCGCCGCGTCGCGCTGGCGCGCCCCGACATCGGCCTGCAGCTCGCGCACAACGGTCGCGTCGTGCATCGCCTGCCGGTAGCCGACCAGGCCCGCCGCGTCGCGGCACTGATGGGCGACGACTTCCTCGCGCAGGCGCGCGCGCTCGACGCCGATGCGGGGCCACTGCGTCTCTCCGGCTTCGCCTCGCTTCCGGCCTACTCGCGCGCGAGCCGGGACGCACAGTATTTCTTCGTCAACGGCCGCTTCGTGCGCGACAAGCTGCTCACGCACGCGGTGCGTCAGGCCTACACGGACATCCTGCACGGTCAACGGCACCCGGCCTACGTGCTGTTCCTCGAACTCGACCCGGCGGGTGTCGACGTCAACGTCCATCCGGCCAAGATCGAGGTGCGCTTCCGCGAATCGCGTGCGATCCACCAGTTCGTGTTCCATGCGCTGTCACGAACGCTGGCCGAGTCGGGCGCGAGCCTCGCGGCGCGAGATGAGGCGCAGGCGCTAACATCGGCCACCGACGCGGCGATCGCCCCCGACGCGCGCGCGCAGGACGGGCGCCCGCGCCCCTTCGGCGGCTACGGCAATGCGCCGCCCGTACAGGGGCGCCTGGCGATGGAGTCCGCGAGCCGCAGCTATTTCGATTTCGTCGGCGGCGCACGCGAAACCACGGGTGGCGCGGCCCCCGCTCCCGCGGTCGACACCTTCCGTCCGACCGCCTTCGCGCCTGCGACCGGCCGACCGGCGAACGCGACATCGCCAGCGCTCTCGAATCCGCTGCCGCAGCATGGCGACGATTCCGCTCCGCTCGGCTATGCGCTCGCGCAACTGCACGGCATCTACATCCTCGCGCAAAACGCCAAGGGCCTCGTGCTCGTCGACATGCACGCGGCGCACGAGCGCATCCTCTACGAGAAGCTCAAGACCGTGCTCGACGGCACGCCCTCGGTGCAGCGCCTGTTGATCCCGGCAGTGTTCTCGGTGAGCGCCAAGGACATGGCCGCCGCCGAGGAGTGCAGCGAGGTGCTCGCGAGCATGGGCTTCGAGGTGGCGCCTGCCGGACCGCAGGAGCTGGCGGTGCGCGCGGTGCCTGTGCTGCTCGCCAGTGCGCCGGTCGCGGAACTGATGAGGAAGCTCCTCGAAGAGTTGCGCGAGTACCCGGCCTCCGAGGTCGTTACCGCGAGGCGCAATGAGTTGCTGGCGACGATGGCCTGTCACGGCGCGGTGCGCGCGCACCGCAGCCTGACGGTTCCCGAGATGAACGCGCTGCTGCGCGACATGGAGGCGACCGAGCGCGCCGACCAGTGCAACCACGGCCGCCCGACCTGGACCCAGCTCACGATGGGCGATCTCGACCGCTTCTTCATGCGCGGCCAGTAG
- a CDS encoding TIGR01458 family HAD-type hydrolase has translation MQDRSGPPLTRRPKALLIDLAGVLHVGEQAIPGSVEALAGVRAARLPLRFLTNTTRTPRCTLVARLRRMGFDIDAAELQTAPHAAQQLVRERGLKPLYLVHPDLGAEIGPSADAPDTVVLGDMGPHLDYAQLNAAFRLLMAGGAFIAMAKNRYFMEEDGLSLDMGAFVTGLEFSSGVPAEVVGKPAPAFFHTALAELGVSAADAVVIGDDLHDDVGAALAAGIPAILVRTGKFRAGDDADPAIRPSLIADDFADAVTRLLALP, from the coding sequence ATGCAAGACCGTTCAGGACCACCGCTCACCCGACGCCCCAAAGCCCTGCTGATCGACCTTGCCGGCGTGCTGCACGTTGGCGAGCAAGCCATCCCCGGCTCGGTCGAGGCCCTAGCCGGCGTGCGCGCAGCGAGGTTGCCGCTGCGCTTCCTGACCAACACGACGCGCACGCCGCGCTGCACGCTGGTCGCGAGGCTGCGCAGGATGGGGTTCGACATCGACGCGGCCGAACTCCAGACCGCGCCCCACGCCGCACAGCAACTCGTGCGCGAGCGCGGCCTGAAGCCGCTCTACCTCGTCCATCCGGACCTTGGCGCGGAGATCGGCCCGAGCGCAGACGCCCCCGATACGGTCGTGCTGGGCGACATGGGGCCGCATCTCGACTACGCGCAGTTGAACGCCGCGTTCCGCTTGCTGATGGCCGGCGGCGCCTTCATCGCGATGGCGAAGAACCGCTATTTCATGGAAGAGGACGGCCTGTCGCTCGACATGGGGGCCTTCGTGACGGGGCTCGAATTCAGCAGCGGCGTGCCGGCCGAGGTCGTCGGCAAACCGGCGCCGGCCTTCTTCCACACCGCCTTGGCCGAACTTGGCGTGTCGGCCGCGGACGCCGTCGTGATCGGCGACGACCTGCACGACGATGTCGGCGCGGCGCTTGCCGCCGGCATCCCGGCCATCCTCGTGCGCACCGGCAAGTTCCGTGCGGGCGACGACGCCGATCCGGCGATCCGGCCGAGCCTCATCGCCGACGATTTCGCCGACGCCGTGACGCGCCTGCTGGCGCTTCCCTGA
- a CDS encoding gamma-glutamylcyclotransferase family protein, translating to MQHCFTYGSLMCEDIMSAVTGARSRFVAASLDGYRRQPVRGQAYPGMVPATEACVPGVLYLDLPASAWLRLDRFEGEEYERRQVVVRLQDGRTETAWTYVFRPGYAARLVDGEWEFERFLRTGKARFTAQYVDSDALEGDGPA from the coding sequence ATGCAGCATTGCTTTACCTACGGTTCGCTGATGTGCGAGGACATCATGTCCGCAGTGACTGGCGCGCGCAGCCGCTTCGTCGCGGCCTCGCTGGACGGGTATCGGCGGCAGCCGGTGCGCGGGCAGGCATATCCGGGGATGGTGCCGGCGACGGAGGCGTGCGTACCGGGGGTGTTGTATCTGGACCTGCCGGCCTCGGCGTGGCTGCGGCTGGACCGTTTCGAGGGCGAGGAATACGAGCGCCGACAGGTCGTCGTGCGGCTGCAGGACGGGCGGACAGAAACAGCGTGGACCTACGTCTTTCGCCCGGGATACGCGGCGAGGCTCGTCGACGGGGAATGGGAATTCGAGCGCTTCCTGCGCACCGGCAAGGCGCGCTTTACGGCGCAGTACGTCGATTCTGACGCCCTGGAGGGCGACGGCCCAGCGTGA
- a CDS encoding LamB/YcsF family protein yields the protein MAERINLNADLGESFGAWSMGDDASMLEVVKSANVACGFHAGDPLVMRQTVATAKRCDVSLGAHPSFPDLQGFGRRRMDVPAAELEAMLIYQIGALAGIARTDGMEVTHVKPHGALNNMACADAKLAATVARAVRAFDPNLILLAPALSQLVIAGREAGLRVVEEIFADRAYLDDGNLVPRSQPGAMIHGADGCLHHVLDMLEAGALISINGKRLPVKAQSICVHGDDAEAVATARVLREGLLRAGYELVAIPELA from the coding sequence ATGGCTGAGCGCATCAATCTCAACGCCGACCTCGGCGAAAGTTTCGGCGCCTGGAGCATGGGCGACGACGCGTCGATGCTGGAGGTCGTCAAATCGGCCAACGTCGCCTGCGGCTTTCACGCGGGCGACCCGCTCGTGATGCGCCAGACCGTCGCCACGGCCAAACGCTGCGACGTGAGCCTCGGCGCGCATCCGTCCTTCCCCGACCTGCAGGGCTTCGGCCGCCGGCGCATGGACGTGCCGGCCGCCGAACTCGAAGCGATGCTGATCTACCAGATCGGCGCGCTTGCAGGCATCGCGCGCACCGACGGCATGGAGGTGACGCACGTCAAGCCGCATGGCGCGCTGAACAACATGGCCTGCGCCGATGCGAAGCTCGCGGCGACGGTGGCGCGCGCGGTGCGTGCGTTCGATCCGAACCTGATCCTGCTCGCCCCGGCGTTGTCGCAGTTGGTGATCGCCGGGCGCGAGGCGGGGCTGCGGGTCGTCGAGGAGATCTTTGCCGACCGTGCCTACCTTGACGATGGCAACCTCGTGCCGCGCTCGCAGCCGGGCGCGATGATCCACGGCGCGGACGGCTGCCTGCACCACGTGCTCGACATGCTCGAAGCCGGCGCGCTGATCTCGATCAACGGCAAGCGCCTGCCCGTGAAGGCGCAGAGCATCTGCGTGCATGGCGACGACGCCGAGGCGGTCGCCACGGCGCGGGTCTTGCGCGAAGGCTTGCTGCGGGCGGGATACGAGCTGGTCGCGATTCCCGAGCTCGCCTGA
- the pxpB gene encoding 5-oxoprolinase subunit PxpB, protein MTNELAHPPARLLSVGDAAWTVEFGNAIDPAIHGRVLGFSSLLDTLSNDGRLDGVVEWVPTFRSVTVHFDPLRTDALALHDLLAELAGKSGSLSAAGCRWRIPVCFDADCAPDLDEVAAAKGMSREEVVRLMTETVFTVYMLGFLPGFPYLGGLPEALDMPRLATPRKVVPSRSIAIAGRMCAAYPWESPGGWRLLGRTPLRLFDAANARRPALLAPGDQVVWQAVDRETFDAFERECAAGRFDLSSLLTEGETA, encoded by the coding sequence ATGACTAATGAGCTTGCACACCCGCCGGCGCGTCTGCTGAGTGTCGGCGACGCAGCCTGGACGGTCGAGTTCGGCAACGCCATCGACCCCGCGATCCACGGTCGCGTGCTCGGCTTCTCCAGCCTGCTCGACACCTTGTCGAACGACGGCCGCCTCGACGGAGTCGTCGAATGGGTTCCGACCTTCCGTTCCGTGACCGTCCACTTCGACCCGCTGCGCACCGATGCGCTGGCGCTGCACGACCTGCTCGCCGAGCTCGCCGGCAAGAGCGGCAGCCTGTCGGCGGCCGGGTGTCGCTGGCGCATCCCGGTCTGCTTCGATGCCGATTGCGCGCCGGATCTCGACGAGGTCGCCGCCGCCAAGGGCATGTCGCGCGAGGAGGTCGTACGGCTGATGACGGAGACGGTGTTCACCGTCTACATGCTGGGTTTCCTGCCCGGCTTCCCTTACCTCGGCGGCCTGCCCGAGGCGCTCGACATGCCGCGGCTCGCCACACCGCGGAAAGTCGTGCCCTCACGTTCGATCGCGATCGCCGGTCGCATGTGCGCCGCCTATCCGTGGGAAAGCCCGGGCGGATGGCGCCTGCTCGGCCGCACGCCGCTGCGTCTCTTCGATGCGGCCAACGCGCGCCGTCCGGCCTTGCTGGCGCCCGGTGACCAGGTGGTGTGGCAGGCGGTTGACCGCGAGACCTTCGATGCGTTCGAGCGGGAATGCGCCGCCGGCCGCTTCGATCTGTCGAGCCTGCTGACCGAAGGAGAGACGGCATGA
- a CDS encoding VOC family protein: MASKNTICLWYDGTALDAAQFYARTFPDSSVGAIFRAPGDYPSGKQGDVLTVEFTVMDIPCLGLNGGPAFSHNEAFSFQVATDDQAETDRLWNAIIGNGGQESACGWCKDKWGLSWQITPRALMAAIADPDRAAAKRAFDAMMQMTKIDIAAIEAARRG, translated from the coding sequence ATGGCCAGCAAGAACACGATTTGTCTCTGGTACGACGGTACCGCCCTGGACGCCGCGCAGTTCTATGCCAGGACGTTTCCGGACAGCAGTGTGGGAGCCATCTTTCGTGCCCCCGGCGACTATCCCTCCGGCAAGCAGGGCGACGTCCTGACGGTCGAGTTCACCGTCATGGACATACCTTGCCTCGGACTGAACGGTGGTCCTGCGTTCAGCCACAACGAGGCTTTCTCGTTCCAGGTCGCGACCGACGATCAGGCCGAAACCGATCGCTTGTGGAACGCGATCATCGGCAACGGTGGCCAGGAAAGCGCCTGTGGCTGGTGCAAGGACAAGTGGGGCCTGTCGTGGCAGATCACGCCGCGGGCCCTCATGGCCGCGATCGCCGACCCTGATCGCGCGGCGGCCAAGCGCGCCTTCGATGCGATGATGCAAATGACGAAGATCGACATCGCCGCCATCGAAGCGGCGCGGCGGGGTTGA
- a CDS encoding biotin-dependent carboxyltransferase family protein — MSAILEIIDAGLAVSVQDRGRAGYRNIGVPVSGALDPVLMAAANELAGNASEAAVLEVGLSGPSLKALSGTVRVGLSGEMGAQLVNTRGQVLKVAPWQTATLFPGDVIRIGGVSHGVGYVALSGGVQVAEQLGSRSTYLRAAIGGVQGRAPRVGDRLQCDAVRGDPWLEFRARAPWHHDTGPIRVILGPQEDHFTREAVENFLSRPYAVTRDMDRMGLRLDGEKLAHNEKGAEIVSDGVAPGTIQVPANGQPIVLMADCQTSGGYPKIATVIRADLPRLAHVRPGDELRFVAVSHAEAAAALRDQVQRLAAWVGMIQSFRPPGVIDEAALYGANLICGAVRGDEWTLHGVNLQYGAHHG, encoded by the coding sequence ATGAGTGCGATCCTTGAAATCATCGACGCCGGCCTCGCCGTCAGCGTGCAGGACCGCGGCCGCGCGGGCTACCGCAACATCGGCGTGCCGGTGTCCGGGGCGCTCGATCCGGTGTTGATGGCGGCGGCGAATGAGCTGGCCGGCAATGCTTCGGAGGCTGCGGTGCTGGAAGTCGGCCTGAGCGGGCCGTCGTTGAAGGCGCTGTCGGGCACCGTGCGCGTCGGGCTCTCCGGCGAGATGGGGGCGCAGCTCGTCAATACGCGTGGTCAGGTGCTGAAGGTGGCGCCGTGGCAGACGGCGACGCTGTTTCCCGGCGACGTCATCCGCATCGGTGGCGTTTCGCACGGCGTGGGCTACGTTGCGCTCTCGGGGGGTGTGCAGGTGGCCGAGCAGCTCGGCAGCCGTTCGACCTACCTGCGCGCGGCGATCGGCGGGGTGCAGGGCAGGGCGCCCAGGGTCGGCGACCGCCTGCAGTGCGACGCCGTGCGCGGCGACCCCTGGCTCGAATTCCGCGCGAGGGCACCGTGGCATCACGACACGGGCCCGATCCGCGTGATCCTCGGCCCGCAGGAAGACCATTTCACGCGCGAGGCGGTGGAAAATTTCCTGTCGCGGCCTTACGCCGTCACGCGCGACATGGACCGCATGGGTCTGCGCCTCGACGGCGAAAAGCTCGCGCACAACGAGAAGGGTGCCGAGATCGTGTCGGACGGCGTCGCGCCGGGCACGATCCAAGTGCCGGCGAACGGCCAGCCGATCGTGCTGATGGCGGATTGCCAGACCTCGGGCGGCTATCCCAAGATCGCGACGGTGATCCGCGCCGACCTGCCAAGGCTCGCCCATGTGCGTCCGGGTGACGAATTACGCTTCGTCGCGGTGAGCCATGCCGAGGCCGCGGCGGCGCTGCGCGATCAAGTGCAGCGGCTTGCCGCCTGGGTCGGCATGATCCAGAGTTTCCGCCCGCCGGGAGTCATCGACGAGGCGGCGCTGTATGGCGCGAACCTCATCTGCGGCGCCGTGCGCGGCGACGAATGGACCCTGCACGGCGTCAATCTGCAATATGGAGCACACCATGGCTGA
- a CDS encoding DNA topoisomerase IV subunit B, protein MTGKQYDESSFRVLKGLEPVRERPGMYTRTDSPAHIIQEVIDNSADEALGGFAKKIHVTLHLDGSVSVADDGRGIPVGLHPEEGVPVVVLAYTRLHAGGKFDKREGNGAYAFSGGLHGVGVAVTNALSTRVEVEVKREGKIHRIDFSEGGENIGAIAIVGDCGRQTGTRVRVWPDGKYFENPRVPQNEIERLLRSKAVLLSGVSVRLDIEQASGPALTKTWSYPDGLAGYLREQAGDLEPVAPLYTAEKYADKDDATFAPGEGAAWVIGWFEQSVPSESFVNLIPTVAGGTHESGLRAGVFDAVKSFIEHHALLPRGVKLQQEDVAGRMSFVLSARLLDPQFQGQVKEKLNSREAVKLVSSMIRDPFEIWLNNHVEAGKAIAELSIKQALARQKSAQKVEKKKTSGVAVLPGKLSDCESEDIAENELFLVEGDSAGGSAKMARNKETQAILPLRGKVQNSWEIDPDRLLANAEIHDIAVALGVDAHAAGSNPDLSGLRYGKVVIMSDADVDGAHIQTLLLTLFFRHFPELIARGHIYVAQPPLYRVDVPAQGKKRPARRLYALDDGELAAIRDRVEKEGFKPEAIEVGRFKGLGEMNPDQLRETTMDPATRRVLPVQVRPDALDDTLRMFTLLMGKGEASGRRAWMEEKGDTVEADV, encoded by the coding sequence ATGACAGGCAAGCAATACGACGAATCGTCCTTCCGCGTCCTCAAGGGACTCGAACCGGTGCGCGAACGGCCCGGGATGTACACCCGCACCGACTCACCGGCGCACATCATCCAGGAAGTCATCGACAACTCCGCGGACGAGGCGCTCGGCGGTTTTGCGAAGAAGATCCACGTGACGCTGCACCTCGACGGCTCGGTAAGCGTCGCGGACGACGGCCGCGGCATTCCGGTGGGCCTGCACCCCGAGGAAGGCGTGCCGGTCGTCGTGCTCGCCTACACGCGCCTGCACGCGGGCGGCAAGTTCGACAAGCGCGAGGGCAACGGCGCCTACGCATTCTCGGGCGGCCTGCACGGCGTCGGCGTGGCGGTGACGAATGCGCTGTCGACGCGCGTCGAGGTCGAGGTCAAGCGCGAAGGCAAGATCCATCGCATCGACTTCAGCGAGGGCGGCGAGAACATCGGCGCGATCGCCATCGTCGGAGACTGCGGGCGGCAAACCGGCACGCGCGTGCGGGTGTGGCCGGACGGCAAGTATTTCGAGAACCCGCGCGTGCCGCAGAACGAGATCGAGCGCCTGTTGCGCTCGAAGGCGGTGCTGCTGTCGGGCGTGTCGGTGCGGCTCGACATCGAGCAGGCGAGCGGCCCGGCGCTGACCAAGACGTGGTCCTACCCGGACGGCCTCGCCGGTTACCTGCGCGAGCAGGCGGGCGACCTCGAGCCGGTCGCGCCGCTCTACACGGCCGAGAAGTACGCCGACAAGGACGATGCGACTTTCGCACCGGGCGAAGGCGCGGCGTGGGTGATCGGCTGGTTCGAGCAGTCGGTACCGTCCGAATCCTTCGTGAACCTGATCCCGACGGTCGCCGGCGGCACGCACGAGAGCGGCCTGCGTGCCGGGGTGTTCGACGCGGTGAAGAGCTTCATCGAGCACCACGCGCTCTTGCCGCGCGGCGTGAAGCTGCAGCAGGAAGACGTCGCCGGGCGCATGAGCTTCGTGCTCTCCGCGCGCCTGCTGGACCCGCAGTTCCAGGGCCAGGTGAAGGAGAAGCTCAACTCGCGCGAGGCGGTGAAGCTCGTGTCGTCGATGATCCGCGACCCGTTCGAGATCTGGTTGAACAACCACGTCGAGGCCGGCAAGGCGATCGCGGAGCTGTCGATCAAGCAGGCGCTCGCGCGGCAGAAGAGCGCGCAGAAGGTCGAGAAGAAGAAGACCTCGGGCGTCGCGGTGCTGCCGGGCAAGCTCTCCGACTGCGAGTCGGAGGACATCGCCGAGAACGAGCTCTTCCTCGTCGAGGGCGACTCCGCGGGCGGTTCGGCGAAGATGGCGCGCAACAAGGAAACGCAGGCCATCCTGCCCTTGCGCGGCAAGGTGCAGAACTCGTGGGAGATCGACCCCGACCGCCTGCTCGCGAACGCCGAAATCCATGACATCGCGGTCGCACTGGGCGTCGACGCACACGCCGCCGGCAGCAACCCCGACCTCTCGGGCCTGCGCTACGGCAAGGTCGTGATCATGTCCGACGCGGACGTCGACGGGGCGCACATCCAGACGCTGCTGCTGACGCTCTTCTTCCGCCACTTCCCGGAGCTGATCGCGCGTGGCCACATTTACGTCGCGCAGCCGCCGCTGTATCGCGTCGACGTGCCGGCGCAGGGGAAGAAGCGTCCGGCGCGGCGCCTCTATGCGCTCGACGACGGCGAACTGGCGGCGATCCGCGACCGCGTCGAGAAGGAAGGCTTCAAGCCGGAGGCAATCGAAGTCGGCCGCTTCAAGGGCCTGGGCGAGATGAACCCCGACCAGTTGCGCGAGACGACGATGGACCCGGCGACCCGCCGCGTGCTACCGGTGCAGGTGCGGCCGGATGCGCTCGACGACACGCTGCGCATGTTCACGCTGCTGATGGGCAAGGGCGAAGCCTCGGGCCGGCGCGCGTGGATGGAGGAAAAGGGCGACACGGTCGAGGCGGACGTCTGA
- a CDS encoding MFS transporter, with the protein MWINETTKNERKTLTAAFAGYGVDAFDYMIYTFLIPTLMAAWAMSKVEAGYIATGALITSAIGGWAAGILADRYGRVRVLQWTVIWFTAFTFLSGFTNSFEQLFFTRAMQGFGFGGEWSVGAVLIAEMILPKNRGKAVGLVQSSWAVGWGVSAIAFWGVYALMPAEYAWRVLFWIGILPAVLIFYIRRNIHDPEVFHVARAKVKAEGGGNFLEIFSPRLLPTTIFASLLSTGMMGAYYAVTTWLPTFLKMERGLSVLGTSGYLLVLILGSFFGYLTSAWLSDHLGRRRCFMLFATCAGALVYSYTLLPINDAMMLFLGFPLGFFLSGIFSGMGAFLAELFPNELRGSGQGFCYNFGRAVGATFPALVGYLSTSMPLGEVIGILAVGGYLLVIVACLPLPETRGRDLVLQN; encoded by the coding sequence GTGTGGATTAACGAGACCACCAAGAACGAACGCAAGACGCTGACCGCGGCCTTCGCCGGCTATGGCGTCGATGCCTTCGACTACATGATCTACACCTTCCTGATCCCGACGCTGATGGCGGCGTGGGCCATGAGCAAGGTCGAAGCGGGCTACATCGCGACCGGGGCGCTGATCACTTCGGCGATCGGCGGCTGGGCGGCGGGCATCCTCGCCGACAGATACGGCCGCGTGCGCGTGCTGCAATGGACCGTCATCTGGTTCACGGCCTTCACCTTCCTGTCGGGCTTCACGAACTCGTTCGAGCAGCTTTTCTTCACGCGCGCCATGCAGGGCTTCGGCTTCGGCGGCGAATGGTCGGTCGGTGCGGTGCTAATCGCCGAGATGATCCTGCCGAAAAACCGCGGCAAGGCGGTCGGACTCGTGCAGAGCAGCTGGGCCGTGGGCTGGGGCGTGTCCGCGATCGCGTTCTGGGGCGTGTATGCGTTGATGCCCGCCGAATACGCGTGGCGTGTGCTGTTCTGGATCGGAATCCTGCCTGCGGTGCTGATCTTCTACATCCGTCGCAACATCCATGACCCGGAAGTGTTCCACGTCGCCCGTGCGAAGGTGAAGGCTGAGGGCGGCGGCAACTTCCTCGAAATCTTCTCGCCGCGCCTGCTGCCGACGACGATCTTCGCCAGCCTGCTGTCGACGGGCATGATGGGCGCCTACTATGCGGTCACGACCTGGCTGCCGACCTTCCTCAAGATGGAGCGCGGGCTGTCGGTGCTGGGCACGAGCGGCTACCTGCTGGTGCTGATCCTCGGTTCCTTCTTCGGCTACCTGACGAGCGCCTGGCTGTCGGACCACCTCGGCCGCCGCCGCTGCTTCATGCTCTTCGCGACCTGCGCCGGCGCCCTGGTCTACAGCTACACGCTGCTGCCGATCAACGACGCGATGATGCTCTTCCTCGGCTTCCCGCTCGGCTTCTTCCTGTCGGGCATCTTCTCCGGGATGGGCGCCTTCCTCGCCGAGCTGTTCCCGAACGAGTTGCGCGGTTCGGGTCAGGGCTTCTGCTACAACTTCGGCCGTGCGGTCGGTGCGACCTTCCCGGCGCTGGTCGGCTACCTGAGCACCAGCATGCCGCTCGGCGAAGTGATCGGCATCCTCGCCGTGGGCGGTTACCTGCTCGTGATCGTCGCCTGCCTGCCGTTGCCCGAGACGCGCGGCCGGGACCTGGTCCTGCAGAACTGA
- a CDS encoding putative hydro-lyase has protein sequence MERNFDSAVASALELTTGVAARRAIRAALWTSHTSGMAPGHVQGNVAILRSRDADEFLRFCQRNPKPCPLLAVSEPGEPLLPTLGADVDIRFDVPRYRVWRKGELVAEPTAIDDLWEPDFVTFVIGCSFSFEQGLLEAGIPLRHIAQGRNVAMYRTNIPTSPAGQFHGPLVVSMRPMTAANAIRAIQVTSRLPNVHGAPVHFGDPAEIGIADLAKPDFGDPVEILPGEVPVYWACGVTPQSVVMEARPELCITHAPGSMLVTDLLNNQLAFS, from the coding sequence GTGGAAAGGAATTTTGACAGCGCAGTTGCGTCCGCTTTGGAACTGACAACTGGGGTCGCCGCACGCCGTGCGATCCGCGCGGCGCTGTGGACCTCGCACACGAGCGGGATGGCGCCGGGCCATGTGCAAGGCAACGTCGCGATCCTGCGCTCCCGCGATGCCGACGAGTTCCTGCGCTTCTGCCAGCGCAATCCCAAGCCCTGCCCGCTGCTGGCGGTGTCCGAGCCGGGCGAGCCGCTGCTGCCGACGCTCGGCGCCGATGTCGACATCCGCTTCGACGTGCCGCGCTACCGCGTGTGGCGCAAGGGCGAGCTGGTCGCCGAGCCGACCGCGATCGACGATCTGTGGGAGCCGGACTTCGTCACCTTCGTCATCGGCTGCTCGTTCTCCTTCGAACAGGGGCTGCTCGAAGCGGGCATCCCGCTGCGCCACATCGCCCAGGGGCGCAACGTCGCGATGTACCGCACCAACATTCCCACCAGCCCGGCCGGCCAATTCCACGGTCCGCTGGTCGTGTCGATGCGGCCGATGACGGCGGCGAACGCGATCCGCGCGATCCAGGTGACGTCGCGCCTGCCCAACGTGCATGGCGCGCCGGTGCATTTCGGCGACCCGGCGGAGATCGGCATCGCGGACCTCGCGAAACCCGACTTCGGCGATCCGGTCGAGATCCTGCCGGGCGAAGTCCCCGTGTATTGGGCCTGCGGCGTGACGCCGCAATCGGTGGTGATGGAAGCCCGCCCGGAGCTGTGCATCACGCACGCGCCGGGCTCGATGCTGGTCACCGACCTGCTCAACAACCAACTCGCCTTTTCCTGA